A genomic stretch from Oryzias latipes chromosome 24, ASM223467v1 includes:
- the cdc40 gene encoding pre-mRNA-processing factor 17 has translation MSAAISSLASYGSDSDSENESESNTSTEQADPMDSDAMVHLKPLQSGSIMSLAVLNSAPEVAVKESVETGTHLDPTLKEVSYNPTYETLFAPEFGPKNPFQTQQMSAPRNMLSGYAEPAHVNDFMFEQQRRTFSTYGYALDPSVDAQQITTTSYIGAVDEAEKNKGLTVFESGQKKTEKRKKVKGGEAADIDHFLGPWAKYEDEKNVAKPTEEEKKDLEEYLAKRQKRGKREEESPAEEKTILHVKDMYDYQGRSYLHVPQDVGVNLRSPDAPDKCYLPKKQIHVWSGHTKGVSAIRLFPNSGHLLLSCSMDCKIKLWEVYGERRCLRTFIGHSKAVRDICFSNTGTQFLSAAYDRHIKLWDSETGQCISRFTNRKVPYCVKFNPDEDKQNLFVAGMSDKKIVQWDIRTGEVVQEYDRHLGAVNTITFVDENRRFVSTSDDKSLRVWEWDIPVDFKYIAEPSMHSMPAVTLSPNGKWLACQSMDNQILIFGAQNRFRLNKKKIFKGHMVAGYACQVGFSPDMSYVVSGDADGKLNIWDWKTTKLYHRIKAHDKVCISALWHPHETSKVITCGWDGQIKLWD, from the exons ATGTCTGCCGCCATATCTTCCCTCGCTTCGTACGGTAGCGATTCTGACTCAGAAAACGAGTCAGAATCAAATACTAGTACAGAACAAGCTGACCCGATGGACTCGGATGCAATGGTTCACCTTAAACCGTTGCAATCTGGTAGCATAATGTCTTTGGCAGTTCTCAATTCTGCCCCGGAGGTGGCTGTTAAG GAGTCTGTTGAGACTGGTACACACCTGGATCCCACTTTGAAAGAAGTCAGTTATAACCCGACATATGAAACTCTGTTTGCTCCTGAG TTTGGACCAAAGAACCCTTTTCAGACGCAGCAGATGTCCGCCCCCAGGAACATGTTATCTGGATATGCAGAACCAGCTCACGTCAACGACTTTATGTTTGAACAACAAAGAAGGACGTTCTCTACTTATG GTTATGCTTTAGACCCTTCTGTTGACGCTCAGCAAATAACCACCACTAGCTACATCGGAGCGGTGGATGAGgctgagaaaaataaag GACTGACCGTTTTTGAAAGCGGTCAGAAGAAGACAGAGAAAAGGAAGAAGGTTAAGGGGGGAGAGGCTGCAGATATTGATCATTTCCTTGGGCCGTGGGCCAAATATGAAGATGAGAAAAATGTGGCCAAACCAACAGAG gaagaaaagaaggaTCTGGAGGAATACCTAGCTAAGAGGCAGAAGAGAGGAAAGAGGGAGGAAGAGTCTCCGGCAGAAGAGAAGACCATTCTTCATG TCAAAGACATGTACGACTACCAGGGCAGGTCTTACCTCCACGTTCCGCAGGACGTCGGCGTCAACCTGCGTTCGCCTGATGCTCCAGACAAGTGTTACCTGCCGAAGAAACAGATTCATGTGTGGTCTGGACACACCAAG gGTGTCAGCGCGATCCGGTTATTCCCCAACTCCGGTCATTTGCTGCTGTCCTGCTCTATGGACTGTAAGATCAAG TTGTGGGAGGTTTACGGTGAGAGGAGGTGTCTCAGGACATTTATTG GTCACAGCAAAGCTGTGCGAGACATCTGCTTCAGCAACACTGGGACTCAGTTCCTCAGCGCCGCATACGACCGCCACATTAAACTCTGGGACTCCGAGACAG GCCAGTGCATCTCCCGCTTCACCAACAGGAAGGTGCCATATTGTGTCAAGTTCAACCCAGATGAAGACAAACAGAACCTCTTTGTGGCCGGCATGTCGGATAAGAAGATTGTTCAG TGGGACATCAGGACAGGCGAGGTGGTTCAGGAGTACGACCGCCACCTGGGCGCTGTCAACACCATCACCTTTGTGGACGAGAACCGGCGTTTTGTCAGCACATCAGACGACAAGAGCCTTCGAGTTTGGGAGTG GGACATCCCTGTGGATTTCAAGTACATCGCTGAGCCAAGTATGCACTCCATGCCGGCTGTGACTCTTTCTCCCAACG GTAAATGGCTGGCATGTCAGTCCATGGACAACCAGATTCTCATCTTTGGAGCCCAAAATCGCTTCAgactgaacaaaaagaaaatcttcaaaGGCCACATGGTGGCCGGTTATGCATGCCAGGTGGGCTTTTCCCCAGACATGAG CTACGTGGTCTCAGGGGACGCAGACGGAAAGCTCAACATTTGGGACTGGAAGACCACCAAGCTCTACCACAGGATCAAGGCTCACGACAAGGTGTGCATCAGCGCCTTGTGGCATCCGCACGAAACCTCCAAGGTCATCACCTGCGGCTGGGACGGACAGATTAAACTCTGGGACTGA
- the mettl24 gene encoding methyltransferase-like protein 24, whose product MRKGRSRRTNMSRGRLTPRLLLRLGILLTAVCLCIYVYLETGWKASLASSDLGTQFVQNWGQLKINLASAEVEEREESWEISYIHIQDSEPTLHKKAPRWHIDLQPWAGPKPSLEDEAKRFLSYITTPQVSCTSLSSKRTAWKGSSKSWAVCLDPKYSLIQKTKSKSCRVYSFGLGVSDWSLERFLGRSGCQVHCFDPSLKQLHQQEAEMWLHRLSVDWRDPNPAAVVQNQHANSKKLATILNDFGHRKVDVLKVDMESAEWKILENLVLEGVLDSVGQLLLEIHLHWAGFEVGGDDPSVVRYWFSLLKELEDAGFHLFHTHTNPSKPYLFLHKNILNASSAYILSWGKWKPSEVQSSDEPKSE is encoded by the exons ATGAGAAAAGGGAGATCCAGGAGGACAAACATGAGCAGAGGGCGACTCACCCCGCGATTGTTGCTTCGTTTGGGTATTCTGCTCACAGCTGTCTGCTTGTGTATTTACGTTTACCTGGAGACGGGTTGGAAGGCCTCCCTTGCATCCTCGGATTTGGGAACCCAATTTGTTCAAAATTGGGGtcagttaaaaataaacttggCCTCTGCAGAGGTAGAAGAGCGAGAGGAAAGCTGGGAAATCTCCTACATTCACATTCAGGACAGTGAACCCACTCTGCACAAAAAG GCTCCGCGGTGGCACATAGATCTGCAGCCGTGGGCCGGACCGAAACCTTCCCTGGAAGATGAAGCTAAAAGGTTCCTCAGTTACATCACAACCCCACAA GTGTCATGTACCTCATTATCCAGCAAGAGAACTGCCTGGAAAGGCTCATCTAAGAGCTGGGCAGTTTGCCTGGATCCCAAATATAGCCTGatacaaaagacaaaaagcaaaagctgCCGGGTCTACTCTTTTGG GCTGGGAGTGAGTGACTGGTCGCTGGAGCGTTTTCTTGGGAGATCCGGGTGTCAGGTCCACTGCTTCGATCCCAGCCTGAAGCAGCTCCACCAGCAGGAAGCTGAAATGTGGCTCCACCGTCTCTCTGTGGACTGGAGGGATCCCAACCCTGCTGCTGTGGTACAGAATCAGCATGCAAACAGCAAGAAACTAGCTACCATCCTCAATGACTTTGGGCACAGAAAG GTGGATGTGCTAAAAGTAGACATGGAAAGTGCAGAATGGAAGATTCTGGAGAACTTAGTGCTAGAAGGAGTTCTGGACTCGGTGGGTCAGCTGCTGTTGGAGATTCATCTGCACTGGGCCGGGTTTGAGGTGGGCGGCGATGACCCGTCTGTGGTGCGGTACTGGTTCAGCCTTCTCAAGGAACTTGAAGATGCTGGTTTCCATCTTTTTCACACGCACACGAATCCATCCAAGCCCTATCTGTTTCTGCATAAAAACATCCTAAACGCCAGCAGCGCTTACATCCTGAGCTGGGGGAAGTGGAAGCCTTCAGAGGTTCAAAGTTCAGATGAACCAAAAAGTGAATGA